A part of Helicobacter fennelliae genomic DNA contains:
- the argS gene encoding arginine--tRNA ligase — protein sequence MYDYIKSLLEQEIQESIILERPKNKDFGHYATPIAFSLAKKLGKPPKQIADELCAKLQAHKAFEKVENMNGYINLTLHSDVLDTFLTEALIKSLTTSPTKPQSGESTQAHINLAHTNQPNIEPHTTSNHTTSSHTEPNQLDHTLQDSANQPNTESKKESILLEYVSANPTGPLHIGHARGAVFGDSLRRVGRYLGFDIQTEYYINDAGSQIGMLGLSIMLAGRESILHMEVDYPQDYYKGEYIVEIANLAKERFGEDVFRSDENLLVLAEFGKDLMLEEIKSNLLDVGIEFDQFVSEKSLFREWEETLKILKSNNGTYQKDGKIWLASSQHNDQKDRVIVREDGEPTYLAGDIVYHRYKFVRDFGHYINIWGADHHGYIARVRAAIAFLGYDDKKLEVLLTQMVSLLRGGEPYKMSKRAGNFILMRDVVADIGSDALRFVFLSKKPDTHLEFDVDDLKKQDNSNPVFYINYANARIHTLIQKSRCKEEDILEAKLESEKQILDLLFLALQLPRVVQMSWEEKSLQKICEYLKFLASEFHAFYNATRILESPKETQYLKVCKMVSLSLTQGLELLGITAKTKM from the coding sequence ATGTATGATTATATCAAATCGCTTTTAGAGCAAGAGATACAAGAATCTATCATTTTAGAGCGCCCAAAAAATAAAGATTTTGGGCATTATGCAACGCCTATTGCGTTTTCTTTAGCCAAAAAACTAGGCAAGCCACCAAAGCAAATCGCAGATGAGTTATGCGCCAAATTGCAAGCTCACAAGGCGTTTGAAAAAGTCGAAAATATGAATGGTTATATCAATCTCACTTTGCATAGCGATGTTTTGGATACATTTTTGACAGAAGCACTCATAAAATCGCTCACAACATCACCTACAAAGCCACAAAGTGGAGAATCTACCCAAGCTCACATTAATTTGGCACATACAAATCAACCCAATATAGAGCCCCATACAACTTCAAATCATACAACCTCAAGCCACACAGAGCCAAACCAATTAGACCACACACTTCAAGATTCTGCAAATCAGCCCAACACAGAATCCAAAAAAGAATCTATTTTGCTTGAATATGTGAGCGCAAATCCGACAGGACCGCTTCATATAGGACATGCGCGAGGTGCTGTATTTGGCGATAGCTTGCGAAGAGTTGGCAGATATTTGGGCTTTGACATACAGACAGAGTATTATATTAATGACGCAGGCTCGCAAATCGGTATGCTTGGGCTGTCTATTATGCTTGCTGGACGAGAATCTATTTTGCATATGGAAGTGGATTATCCGCAGGATTATTATAAGGGAGAATATATTGTAGAGATTGCTAATCTTGCAAAGGAACGTTTTGGCGAAGATGTGTTTCGGAGTGATGAGAATCTCTTGGTGCTTGCTGAATTTGGCAAAGATTTAATGCTAGAGGAAATCAAATCAAATCTTTTAGATGTTGGCATTGAATTTGATCAATTTGTGAGTGAAAAAAGCTTATTTCGCGAATGGGAAGAGACATTAAAAATCCTCAAAAGCAACAATGGCACATACCAAAAAGATGGCAAAATCTGGCTTGCTTCAAGCCAACACAACGACCAAAAAGATCGCGTAATCGTCCGAGAGGACGGAGAGCCTACATATTTAGCTGGTGATATTGTGTATCATCGCTATAAGTTTGTGCGTGATTTTGGGCATTATATCAATATTTGGGGCGCTGATCATCACGGATATATCGCTAGAGTGCGCGCGGCAATCGCGTTTTTGGGGTATGATGATAAAAAGCTAGAGGTTTTGCTTACGCAAATGGTGAGCTTGCTTCGTGGTGGTGAGCCATACAAAATGAGCAAAAGAGCTGGAAATTTTATCCTTATGCGCGATGTAGTGGCTGATATTGGAAGTGATGCGTTGCGATTCGTGTTTTTGTCTAAAAAGCCCGATACACATTTGGAATTTGATGTTGATGATCTCAAAAAACAAGACAATTCAAATCCTGTTTTTTATATCAATTACGCTAATGCTAGAATCCACACCCTCATACAAAAATCGCGATGTAAAGAGGAAGATATACTAGAAGCAAAGCTAGAATCTGAAAAACAAATACTTGATTTGCTTTTCTTGGCTTTGCAGCTTCCGCGTGTCGTGCAGATGTCTTGGGAAGAAAAAAGCTTGCAAAAAATATGCGAATATCTTAAATTTCTTGCTTCAGAATTCCATGCGTTTTATAACGCAACAAGAATCTTAGAGAGCCCCAAAGAGACACAATACCTTAAAGTCTGTAAAATGGTGAGTTTATCGCTCACACAGGGCTTAGAACTTCTTGGTATAACAGCCAAAACAAAAATGTAA
- a CDS encoding phospholipase D-like domain-containing protein produces MLKHISALLFCFCLCSARSELFMMPFEQNEAIKNLQNALKSAQKTIDISIYSFTNKEIAKALRDSAKRGVKIRIIFDSSNKTDPHSVIGYLDKYNNISTCLLKGQKAQNGRFFGIMHQKMAIIDAKLLYIGSANWSKNAFENNYETLFYDDDSYLVNKALKYYNKMFEQCTPY; encoded by the coding sequence ATGCTAAAACACATAAGCGCATTGCTTTTTTGTTTTTGCTTATGCAGCGCAAGAAGCGAATTGTTTATGATGCCATTTGAGCAAAATGAGGCAATCAAAAACCTACAAAATGCCCTCAAATCCGCGCAAAAAACCATTGATATTTCTATTTATAGCTTTACAAATAAAGAAATTGCTAAAGCCTTGCGAGATAGCGCAAAAAGAGGGGTAAAAATTCGGATTATCTTTGATTCAAGCAACAAAACAGATCCGCACTCTGTCATCGGCTATCTTGACAAATACAACAATATCTCAACCTGCCTACTCAAAGGGCAAAAAGCCCAAAATGGAAGATTTTTTGGCATAATGCACCAAAAAATGGCGATTATCGATGCAAAACTGCTGTATATCGGCTCTGCAAATTGGAGTAAAAACGCGTTTGAAAACAACTATGAGACATTGTTTTATGATGATGATTCATACCTTGTCAATAAGGCATTAAAATACTATAATAAAATGTTTGAGCAATGCACGCCATATTAA
- the gmk gene encoding guanylate kinase has translation MSRILILSGPSGSGKSTLCKMIQEHIAKTYFSISTTTRPPRDGEVNGKHYFFVKKEEFIANIKNNMFLEWAEVHNNYYGTALAPIQKALKEGKIVIFDVDVQGHKSIKEKYPKAKSVFITTKSKEILRERLMARQTDSHANIELRLLHAYKEMQHIEHFDYVIVNDDIEVSKRAILSIATSLEFIPDHSYKTLLEDWALN, from the coding sequence ATGAGTAGGATTTTGATACTTTCTGGACCGAGTGGAAGTGGCAAATCAACATTATGTAAAATGATCCAAGAGCATATCGCCAAGACATATTTTTCGATCTCGACAACCACGCGCCCTCCTAGAGACGGAGAAGTCAATGGTAAGCATTATTTTTTTGTGAAAAAAGAAGAATTTATCGCAAATATCAAAAATAATATGTTTTTGGAATGGGCGGAAGTCCATAATAATTATTATGGAACTGCGCTAGCACCGATACAAAAAGCATTAAAAGAAGGCAAAATCGTAATTTTTGATGTCGATGTGCAAGGGCACAAAAGTATCAAAGAAAAATATCCAAAAGCTAAATCTGTGTTTATCACAACCAAAAGCAAGGAGATTTTGCGAGAGCGACTTATGGCAAGGCAGACAGATTCTCATGCAAATATTGAGTTGCGATTATTGCACGCATACAAAGAAATGCAGCACATCGAGCATTTTGATTATGTGATTGTCAATGATGATATAGAAGTCTCAAAGCGCGCGATTTTAAGCATTGCTACATCATTAGAGTTTATCCCCGATCATTCATACAAAACATTGCTTGAGGATTGGGCACTTAATTAG
- a CDS encoding CheB methylesterase domain-containing protein, with protein sequence MQQIEQKYHPDVFLKSSPCSITREKLIVIGSSTGGPIALENILTKLPLCNIPPIVIVQHIPSHFSKSLAERLNAKSQINVYEIDRKLTLKNDSAYLGCGGLQTLLGYENGRYYAYPTQGPRISRHCPSVDVLFRSANNIAGKNTLAIILTGMGDDGSIGIKELHNNGAKTIAQDEKSCVVFGMPKQAIVVGAIDEVVALSDIPSKILKFAESRI encoded by the coding sequence ATGCAACAAATAGAACAAAAATATCACCCTGATGTCTTTCTCAAAAGCTCTCCTTGCTCGATCACAAGAGAAAAACTCATCGTCATAGGCTCTTCGACTGGCGGACCAATCGCTTTGGAAAATATTTTGACAAAACTTCCACTTTGTAATATTCCACCAATTGTCATCGTTCAGCACATTCCATCGCATTTCTCCAAATCGCTTGCAGAGAGGCTCAATGCCAAATCACAAATCAACGTGTATGAAATCGATCGAAAACTCACGCTCAAAAACGATAGTGCGTATTTGGGCTGTGGGGGCTTACAAACACTTCTAGGATATGAAAATGGTAGATATTATGCCTATCCTACACAAGGTCCTAGAATCTCAAGGCATTGCCCAAGCGTAGATGTTTTGTTTCGAAGCGCAAACAATATAGCTGGCAAAAATACCTTAGCCATTATCCTCACAGGAATGGGCGATGATGGCAGTATTGGTATCAAAGAATTACACAATAATGGCGCAAAAACAATCGCGCAAGATGAAAAAAGTTGCGTTGTGTTTGGTATGCCAAAACAAGCTATTGTAGTCGGAGCGATCGATGAAGTTGTGGCACTTTCTGATATTCCAAGTAAAATCTTAAAATTCGCAGAATCTAGAATTTAA
- a CDS encoding lactate permease LctP family transporter, which translates to MEWIQNYNPLGNMWLSALVAFLPIVLFFLCLVVFKLKGYAAGLLTLLSAIVIAIFVYDMPTTKALWSVVYGALYGMWPIAWIIIAAIFLYKLTVKSGYFDILRESIIAITPDQRIQVILIGFCFGAFLEGAIGFGGPVAITAALLVGLGLRPLYAAGLCMIANTAPVAFGAVGIPIIAMAGAVYGSELQATEAARISAMAGHMLPPLSLFVPFFLILLMNGIKGVKETWPVALVAGGSFAIVQFITATHLGPELPDIASAVASIAAVAIFLRFWQPKNIFKFDEDSVSTKTEAKKYTTQQIVLAWAPFVILIAVIVIWTQPWFKDLFADAVVKNGEVVKEAGVLSSLVFGFSFADLANIIQTTPVVAKDVAVESVFKIPLINTVGTSIFIVALITMVLLKVKVSTAVATFGETLNEMKFAILTIALVLGFASISNHSGISATLALALAQTGNAFAFFSPIVGWIGVFLTGSDTSSNLLFGTLQQLTAQQLNIPEVLFLAANSVGGVVGKMISPQSIAIACAAVGLVGRESELFRFTVKYSILLVIGIGIFTYLIAFYMTWIIPS; encoded by the coding sequence ATGGAATGGATACAAAACTATAATCCGCTTGGCAATATGTGGCTGAGTGCTTTAGTCGCATTTTTGCCTATCGTGTTGTTTTTTTTATGTTTGGTGGTGTTTAAGCTCAAAGGCTATGCAGCCGGGCTTCTTACGCTATTGTCTGCTATTGTTATAGCTATTTTTGTGTATGATATGCCTACTACAAAGGCACTTTGGAGCGTAGTATATGGTGCGCTATATGGTATGTGGCCTATTGCGTGGATTATCATCGCAGCGATTTTCCTCTACAAGCTCACGGTCAAATCTGGCTATTTTGATATTTTACGAGAATCTATCATTGCTATCACGCCCGATCAGCGCATACAAGTGATTTTGATCGGCTTTTGTTTTGGTGCGTTTTTGGAGGGAGCTATCGGCTTTGGTGGTCCTGTGGCGATTACTGCGGCATTGCTTGTGGGGCTAGGACTTCGCCCACTCTATGCAGCAGGGCTTTGTATGATTGCAAATACCGCTCCTGTGGCATTTGGCGCGGTTGGGATTCCTATTATCGCAATGGCTGGGGCTGTTTATGGTTCGGAATTACAAGCCACAGAAGCAGCGAGAATCTCGGCTATGGCAGGGCATATGCTTCCACCCCTTTCGCTTTTTGTGCCATTTTTCTTGATTTTGTTGATGAATGGCATTAAAGGTGTCAAAGAAACTTGGCCTGTGGCATTGGTAGCAGGCGGGAGCTTTGCTATCGTGCAGTTTATCACTGCTACGCACTTAGGACCAGAATTGCCCGATATTGCTTCAGCAGTCGCTTCTATCGCAGCAGTAGCTATCTTTTTGCGCTTTTGGCAGCCAAAAAATATCTTTAAATTTGATGAGGATTCTGTAAGCACAAAAACAGAAGCAAAAAAATACACCACACAGCAAATCGTGCTTGCGTGGGCACCTTTTGTGATTCTTATCGCTGTGATTGTGATTTGGACACAACCTTGGTTTAAAGATCTCTTTGCAGATGCTGTTGTCAAAAATGGTGAAGTGGTAAAGGAGGCTGGAGTCTTAAGCTCTCTTGTGTTTGGATTTAGCTTTGCTGATCTTGCAAATATTATTCAAACTACGCCAGTTGTCGCCAAAGATGTAGCCGTAGAATCCGTATTTAAGATTCCGCTTATCAATACCGTTGGAACTTCGATTTTCATCGTTGCGCTCATCACAATGGTGCTTTTGAAAGTCAAAGTTAGCACGGCTGTGGCGACTTTTGGTGAGACGCTCAATGAAATGAAGTTTGCAATCCTTACAATCGCGCTTGTGCTAGGATTTGCATCTATCTCAAATCATAGTGGTATCTCAGCGACATTAGCTCTCGCGCTTGCGCAGACAGGCAATGCATTTGCATTCTTTTCGCCGATTGTTGGGTGGATTGGGGTATTCCTCACAGGAAGTGATACTAGCTCAAACCTCCTCTTTGGCACACTTCAGCAGCTTACAGCACAGCAGCTTAATATTCCTGAAGTGCTTTTCCTCGCGGCAAATTCAGTAGGTGGGGTTGTCGGCAAAATGATAAGCCCACAAAGTATCGCCATAGCCTGCGCTGCTGTGGGCTTGGTAGGACGAGAATCTGAACTCTTTAGATTCACCGTCAAATACTCTATATTGCTTGTTATTGGTATAGGGATTTTTACTTATCTTATCGCGTTTTATATGACTTGGATTATTCCATCTTAG
- a CDS encoding Mrp/NBP35 family ATP-binding protein — protein MQEKIKHILSQVIYPNFQKDIISYGFLKDIKIQDGKAQIFIEIPSNDNAVSQALYDKIDNLLQKEQIRAEIYIKTPKAPAQATQPKKKNLVPHIKHFIMVSSGKGGVGKSTASTNLAIALAMQGKKVGILDTDVYGPNIPRMFGLHDQKPQLDPSGKKLLPLKAFGVEVMSIGVLYDEGQSLIWRGPMLMRAIEQMLSEVVWGELDILVLDMPPGTGDAQLSIAQNVPISAGIAVMTPQQISLDDGLRSLDMFDKLSIPIAGIIENMSSFICPCCHSEYDIFGKNTILPLATKYNTKILATIPLEPEIRESGDSGKPIVYFQPESKSAKEYIKVAVNVLQFLDKVDEENLADNSAIQPH, from the coding sequence ATGCAAGAAAAAATCAAACATATCCTCTCACAAGTCATTTACCCAAACTTTCAAAAAGACATCATAAGCTATGGATTTTTAAAAGACATCAAAATCCAAGACGGCAAAGCTCAAATTTTTATCGAAATCCCCTCGAATGACAATGCAGTCTCTCAAGCCCTTTATGATAAAATCGATAATCTTTTGCAAAAAGAGCAAATCAGAGCAGAGATTTATATCAAAACACCCAAAGCACCTGCTCAAGCCACACAACCTAAAAAGAAAAATCTCGTGCCACATATCAAACATTTCATCATGGTAAGCTCTGGAAAAGGTGGTGTAGGCAAATCAACAGCTTCAACCAACCTCGCCATAGCTCTTGCGATGCAGGGCAAAAAAGTCGGAATCCTTGATACTGATGTCTATGGACCAAATATCCCTAGAATGTTTGGCTTACACGATCAAAAACCACAGCTTGATCCTAGTGGTAAAAAGCTTCTCCCGCTCAAAGCATTTGGGGTGGAAGTGATGAGTATCGGCGTGCTTTATGATGAGGGGCAGAGTCTTATATGGCGCGGTCCTATGCTGATGAGAGCCATAGAGCAAATGCTTAGTGAAGTTGTGTGGGGTGAGCTTGATATATTGGTGCTTGATATGCCTCCTGGCACAGGCGATGCGCAACTCTCCATAGCGCAAAATGTGCCTATTAGCGCAGGAATAGCTGTGATGACACCACAGCAAATAAGTCTAGATGATGGGCTAAGAAGTTTGGATATGTTTGACAAACTCTCCATTCCAATTGCTGGAATCATCGAAAATATGAGTAGCTTTATATGCCCTTGCTGCCATAGCGAATACGATATTTTTGGCAAAAATACGATTCTACCATTAGCCACAAAATACAACACAAAAATCCTTGCTACAATCCCATTAGAGCCTGAAATCCGAGAAAGTGGCGATAGTGGAAAGCCTATTGTGTATTTTCAACCAGAATCTAAAAGTGCGAAAGAATATATCAAAGTCGCTGTGAATGTTTTGCAATTTCTTGATAAAGTCGATGAAGAAAACTTGGCTGATAATTCTGCAATTCAGCCACATTAA
- a CDS encoding methyl-accepting chemotaxis protein — MKLFSKLNIGTKIVFFVGITIILGVSCIVFIVSSKVEDNIRIQTEKILTDSSSMYAERISQVFYQISSLTSNASGILSETLKNTSIQSLDPSLFDTIIKNTLDYANLIEYGFIYIPNAPQNFNRNRFYNTPNGRFVITYHDASPETNGGSELIQSHDEVINFPIVKKLLSEANGNPAVLAQFNKPVQITYENGKTFLGLNLVAPFFDSNNKVIGVIGLTINLDSLAKLFTKSEKNFEGEVKTLVSQQGFIATHTTPKYIGQMMNDLNKRPEAAPVVSAIDNNTSVLVPDYIALDGDPSYASVTSFKTADGNGWSVLVTAPKSSMFAPLYKLQYLITFIGLIFIVISLSIVYVFVRFTIAKRLSIILKALDTFFKYINHETEKVDRITIRAQDELGHLGMMINENIEKSHKSLQKDQELVQQSLAVIEHTREGHVDQRITLTGSNSELNTLKDSVNKLLDLLSSAIGNDLPELNRVFDSFAKLDFSTQVKNAQGRVEVITNTLGEEIRKMLSASSDFANTLNTQSNKLEEAVNNLTQSSHSQASSLEQTATAVEEITSSMQNVSGRTNEVIQQTEDIRNVIGIIRDIADQTNLLALNAAIEAARAGEHGRGFAVVADEVRKLAERTGKSLGEIEANTNLLVQSINDMAESIKEQTAGITQINEAISNLESVTQNNVTIANTSAEISNEVSLIAKAILDDAKKKKF; from the coding sequence ATGAAATTGTTTAGCAAATTAAATATTGGCACAAAAATCGTGTTTTTTGTCGGAATTACAATTATTCTAGGGGTTAGTTGCATTGTCTTTATCGTCTCAAGCAAGGTCGAAGATAATATCCGAATACAGACTGAAAAAATCCTCACAGATTCTTCTAGTATGTACGCTGAACGTATATCTCAAGTCTTTTATCAGATTTCATCTTTGACTTCAAATGCTTCAGGCATACTTAGCGAAACATTGAAAAACACTTCTATACAATCACTTGATCCATCATTATTTGATACTATCATCAAAAACACACTTGATTACGCAAATCTGATAGAATATGGCTTCATATACATACCAAACGCGCCACAAAACTTTAATAGAAATAGATTCTACAATACCCCAAATGGAAGATTTGTCATCACCTATCATGACGCTTCACCCGAAACAAATGGCGGATCAGAACTTATCCAATCACACGATGAAGTCATAAATTTCCCAATTGTCAAAAAGCTTTTAAGCGAAGCAAATGGTAATCCAGCAGTATTAGCGCAATTTAACAAGCCAGTCCAAATCACCTACGAAAATGGCAAAACATTTCTCGGATTAAATCTTGTCGCGCCATTTTTTGATAGCAATAACAAAGTTATCGGGGTTATTGGCTTAACGATTAATCTGGATTCATTAGCGAAACTTTTTACAAAATCAGAAAAGAACTTTGAAGGCGAGGTAAAAACCCTTGTATCACAACAAGGCTTTATAGCTACACATACCACACCAAAATACATAGGGCAGATGATGAATGATCTCAATAAAAGACCAGAAGCGGCACCTGTTGTCTCTGCCATAGATAATAATACTTCTGTCTTGGTTCCTGATTATATCGCTTTAGATGGCGATCCAAGCTATGCGAGCGTTACTTCATTTAAGACTGCTGATGGCAATGGCTGGAGTGTCTTAGTAACAGCACCCAAAAGCTCTATGTTTGCACCTTTATATAAGCTTCAATATTTAATTACTTTTATAGGTCTTATATTTATAGTTATAAGTTTAAGTATTGTGTATGTATTTGTCAGATTCACAATCGCCAAAAGATTGTCAATTATTCTCAAAGCACTTGATACATTTTTCAAATACATCAATCACGAAACAGAAAAAGTGGATAGAATCACCATTCGAGCGCAAGATGAATTAGGGCATTTAGGAATGATGATTAATGAAAATATCGAAAAATCTCACAAATCCCTCCAAAAAGATCAAGAACTTGTCCAACAATCTCTAGCTGTTATAGAACACACAAGAGAAGGACATGTAGATCAAAGAATAACACTCACAGGAAGTAATTCAGAGCTAAATACACTCAAAGATTCTGTCAATAAACTTCTAGATCTTCTCTCAAGTGCTATTGGAAATGATTTACCAGAGCTTAATCGTGTATTTGATTCATTTGCAAAACTTGATTTTTCAACGCAAGTTAAAAATGCACAAGGAAGAGTAGAAGTGATTACAAATACTTTAGGTGAAGAAATACGAAAAATGCTCTCTGCTTCATCTGACTTTGCAAATACACTCAATACCCAAAGCAATAAACTTGAAGAAGCAGTCAATAATCTTACCCAATCCTCTCACTCTCAAGCAAGCTCATTAGAGCAAACAGCCACAGCAGTAGAAGAGATCACTTCTTCTATGCAAAATGTCTCAGGCAGGACTAATGAAGTAATCCAACAAACAGAAGATATACGCAATGTCATTGGTATCATACGAGATATAGCTGATCAAACAAATCTCTTAGCACTTAATGCTGCGATTGAAGCAGCAAGAGCAGGAGAGCATGGAAGAGGATTTGCAGTTGTTGCTGATGAAGTCAGAAAGCTAGCAGAGCGCACAGGAAAAAGTCTAGGAGAAATAGAGGCAAATACAAATCTACTTGTGCAATCAATCAATGATATGGCAGAATCTATCAAAGAACAAACAGCAGGTATTACCCAAATCAATGAAGCCATTTCAAATCTAGAATCTGTTACACAAAATAATGTAACTATTGCTAATACTAGCGCAGAGATTAGCAATGAAGTCTCATTGATTGCTAAGGCTATCTTAGATGATGCAAAAAAGAAAAAGTTTTAG
- a CDS encoding CheR family methyltransferase — MITLNDVSKSFKHIQEYLYSITGIYLDNNSKQTMVKNRLDSLRQNQIFSQASNINDIITIAMRSPQAKQLFINAFTTNKTDFFRENIHFQDMLDRALPQLFQTQFSTKIYCAASSTGEEPYSIAATALYAQETCKSSSEVMIYASDIDTDVLQVAKEGIFNFNPQLNIPEWFCMEKYFHILQNNSNGTKQIQAKKEIKNIIKFLPLNLFDSTYPFAKNEFDIIFCRNVLIYFKVEDQEKILKHLFYHLKIGGAFYIGHAEDLIGLKDKVERLGNKTYIKIKD; from the coding sequence ATGATCACACTCAATGATGTTTCAAAATCTTTTAAGCACATTCAAGAATACCTATATAGCATAACAGGCATTTATCTTGATAATAATTCCAAACAAACCATGGTCAAAAATCGCCTAGATTCTCTTAGACAAAACCAAATCTTTAGCCAAGCCTCAAATATAAATGACATTATTACAATTGCTATGCGATCTCCTCAAGCCAAACAGCTTTTTATCAATGCTTTTACGACAAATAAAACAGATTTTTTCCGAGAGAATATACATTTTCAAGATATGCTTGATCGCGCATTGCCACAGCTTTTTCAAACTCAATTTAGCACTAAAATCTATTGTGCTGCTTCTTCGACAGGTGAAGAGCCATACTCAATCGCCGCGACAGCGTTGTATGCGCAAGAAACTTGCAAATCCTCATCAGAGGTGATGATTTATGCAAGCGATATTGATACAGATGTGCTTCAAGTAGCAAAAGAAGGGATTTTTAACTTTAATCCACAGCTAAATATACCCGAGTGGTTTTGTATGGAAAAATACTTTCATATCCTGCAAAACAATAGCAATGGCACAAAGCAAATCCAAGCCAAAAAAGAAATCAAAAATATCATTAAATTCTTGCCATTGAATTTATTTGACAGCACATATCCTTTTGCAAAAAATGAGTTTGATATTATTTTTTGTCGCAATGTTTTAATCTACTTCAAAGTCGAAGATCAAGAAAAAATCCTCAAGCATCTATTTTATCATCTCAAAATCGGTGGGGCATTTTATATCGGTCATGCTGAAGATCTTATCGGGCTCAAAGACAAAGTCGAACGGCTTGGCAATAAAACCTATATAAAAATAAAAGATTAA